From a region of the Mercurialis annua linkage group LG1-X, ddMerAnnu1.2, whole genome shotgun sequence genome:
- the LOC126687971 gene encoding uncharacterized protein LOC126687971, protein MSHALVWSALEDAFHALIRCPLIQPIWSLSVVGNCSSGSSSFVEWWDRLAQGHSTNVLASLAMLLWGIWMNRNNLVWNQTLWGICFVNGVWLKFLLLQMTVVSACSIPQARLLLISINLNNGRFMGLLEPRGRSYGLYGGFSADQISCSSKHHFRV, encoded by the exons ATGTCTCATGCTCTTGTCTGGTCTGCTTTAGAGGATGCTTTTCATGCTTTAATCAGGTGTCCTCTCATTCAACCAATCTGGAGTCTCTCTGTAGTTGGCAATTGTAGCTCAGGGTCTTCCAGTTTTGTGGAATGGTGGGATAGGTTGGCGCAAGGTCACAGTACAAATGTTCTTGCTTCACTTGCAATGCTCTTATGGGGCATATGGATGAATAGGAACAATTTGGTCTGGAATCAGACGCTATGGGGCATATGTTTTGTCAATGGCGTGTGGCTCAAGTTTCTACTCCTACAGATGACAGTAGTCTCAGCTTGCAGCATACCACAAGCTAGGTTGCTCCTGATCAGTATCAACTTAAAT AATGGTAGGTTTATGGGCCTGTTGGAACCTCGTGGCAGAAGCTATGGCTTGTATGGAGGCTTTTCCGCGGATCAAATCTCTTGCAGCTCAAAACATCATTTTAGAGTCTGA